In a genomic window of Phyllostomus discolor isolate MPI-MPIP mPhyDis1 chromosome 5, mPhyDis1.pri.v3, whole genome shotgun sequence:
- the NANOS1 gene encoding nanos homolog 1, with product MEAFPWAPHSPRRGPPPMALVPSARYVSAQGQAHPQPFSSWNDYLGLATLITKAVDGEQRFGCARGEDRDGGGSPPSSSSSSCCSPHAGPGALRPVLGPPDYEEDDDSDEPGCRARYLGSALELCAGPAEAGLLEERFAELSPFAGRAAAVLLGCAPAAAATGEVTPREERAPAWAAEPRLHAASGAAAARLLKPELQVCVFCRNNKEAVALYTTHVLKGPDGRVLCPVLRRYTCPLCGASGDNAHTIKYCPLSKVPPPPPAARPPPRSARDSLPGKKPR from the coding sequence ATGGAGGCTTTCCCCTGGGCGCCCCACTCGCCCCGCCGCGGCCCCCCGCCCATGGCGCTGGTGCCCAGCGCCCGCTACGTGAGCGCCCAGGGCCAAGCGCACCCGCAGCCCTTCAGCTCGTGGAACGACTACCTGGGGCTCGCCACGCTCATCACCAAGGCGGTGGACGGCGAGCAGCGTTTCGGCTGCGCCCGCGGAGAAGACAGAGACGGCGGCGGCTCTccgccctcctcttcctcctcgtcCTGCTGCTCCCCTCACGCCGGGCCCGGGGCGCTGAGGCCTGTGCTGGGGCCGCCGGACTACGAAGAGGACGACGACAGCGACGAGCCGGGGTGCCGGGCCCGCTACCTGGGGAGCGCGCTGGAGCTGTGCGCAGGCCCCGCGGAGGCCGGGCTGCTGGAGGAGCGCTTCGCCGAGCTGAGCCCGTTCGCGGGTCGCGCCGCCGCGGTGCTGCTGGGCTGCGCGCCCGCCGCTGCAGCCACCGGCGAGGTGACGCCGCGCGAGGAGCGAGCCCCGGCGTGGGCGGCCGAGCCCCGGCTGCACGCAGCCTCGGGGGCGGCAGCTGCCCGGCTCCTCAAGCCCGAGCTGCAGGTGTGCGTGTTTTGCCGGAACAACAAGGAGGCGGTGGCGCTCTACACCACCCACGTCCTGAAGGGGCCCGACGGGCGGGTGCTGTGCCCCGTGCTGCGCCGCTACACGTGCCCCCTGTGCGGCGCCAGCGGCGACAACGCGCACACCATCAAGTACTGCCCGCTCTCCAAAgtgccgccgccgcctcccgccGCCCGGCCGCCCCCGCGCAGCGCCAGGGACTCTCTGCCCGGCAAGAAGCCGCGCTGA